AATATTAGGGTTATCAGAAGAAATTCGTACTCTATCATCAATAAATTCAAAATGAATAATATTATAATCTTCAGAACGAGAAATTAAAGATACACGGTCTAATGCTGATTGGAATTCACTTTTATTTATTATCACATTTGTTTTAAATTCTTTTGGAATAACTCTATTATAATCTGGGAATTGACCTTCTATTAAACGAGATATTACATAAATATTTTCGTAAGAAAAGCTTATTTTATTATGTGTGCAAGATATTTTAACATCTTCTGGTATATCTGAATTAAAAATGTGGATAAATTCGTTCAAAATTTTAGCAGGTATTATTATTTTTAAATTATCGTTAGTTAAATTACCTATATTTTCACGAATTAATGCTAATCTGTGCATATTTGTTGCAGCCATAACAATATTATTATTATTAATATCGATTAAGCATCCAGTGAATACAGGTCTAGATTCATCTGTTGAACAAGCAAATGATGTTTTTTTAATAAAATTTAAAAATACATTATTTTTTAATGTGAAATTTATTTGTCCTTGTAATTTTTCTATTATTGGGAAATCAGTTGCTTGCATATTTAATAAATTAAATTGAGCTGCATTGGAAGAAATATTAACAGAATTATCTGTTTCATTATTTTTTATTTCTACATAATCTCCAGGTAATGTTCTGATGACTTCGTATAGATATTTTCCTGGTAATACGATAGTGCCTTCTTCATTTATGTTTGCATCAATTTTGCATGTAATGCTTAGTTCATAATCTGTTGCTTTTAATTCTAGTGTATTTTCACTAGCTTTGATGTAGATACCAGATAAAATAGGCATTTGTGGTCTACTTGGTATGGCTTTTAATACTGTTTGTATTGCTTGTGTAAGTTCTCTTTTTTCACAGGTAATTTTCATAAGTTATCCACTCCTATATTATATAATACTATTATTATTTATATATTTATATTTTAGTAGTAGTAGTAGTAGGTGGCTGTGGATATGTTGATAAGTGGCATCAAGCCTTGTACTGTCTGGGCTGATGCCTGTGTATAACTTGTGGATAATTTGTGACAACTTATCCACATATCCACAATTGATTCTAGTTTATACACTTATCCACAGTTTATCCACAAGGTTATCCATAGGTTTATCCACAACCTTGTTGATATCTTTATGCATGATTAATTTGTTCACGTAATTTATTAATTGTTTTAGCGATTTCTGTATTTTCCATGTATTGTTTTTTTATTTTATCGCATGCATGCATTACTGTAGTATGGTCTCTACCCCCAAAAGTTTTACCAATGCGAGGCAATGAAGACGATGTTAATTCTCGACATAGATACATCGCAATTTGGCGAGGAAAGGCAATACTGCGATTGCGTTTTTTTCCATTTAAATCTGCTATGGTTATTTTAAAATAATTTGCCACTGT
The window above is part of the Megamonas hypermegale genome. Proteins encoded here:
- the dnaN gene encoding DNA polymerase III subunit beta; its protein translation is MKITCEKRELTQAIQTVLKAIPSRPQMPILSGIYIKASENTLELKATDYELSITCKIDANINEEGTIVLPGKYLYEVIRTLPGDYVEIKNNETDNSVNISSNAAQFNLLNMQATDFPIIEKLQGQINFTLKNNVFLNFIKKTSFACSTDESRPVFTGCLIDINNNNIVMAATNMHRLALIRENIGNLTNDNLKIIIPAKILNEFIHIFNSDIPEDVKISCTHNKISFSYENIYVISRLIEGQFPDYNRVIPKEFKTNVIINKSEFQSALDRVSLISRSEDYNIIHFEFIDDRVRISSDNPNIGKAEETIKVQIEGPGINISFNAKYIMDVLKAIENENFIFSFNQPLTTASIREENNSNFTYVVTPVRTKSM